A stretch of Methylogaea oryzae DNA encodes these proteins:
- a CDS encoding DUF4178 domain-containing protein, protein MKTANCPSCGAPVEFRCSVSILAVCGYCRSTLVRHGTDLENLGKMAELLDDQSLIQLGTEGSYRGVRFAVVGRIQLRYSAGLWNEWHLLFDNQRSGWLGEANGQYFVTFLSATKDALPAYADLYVGQQIRLQGRDYHVANLDSSRCIGGAGELPFMVGEGYDTQVADLRSDTRFATLDYSETPPLLFLGEGVEFDSLKLANLRAEPQKAALAAGQVKSFQCPQCAAPLQIHSDQIETVACGSCESILDAADPNYSVISRFRAAAKIKPTVALGSRGRFEGADFDVIGYLRRRDTQWGAEWGEYLLLNPEKGFRWLVESKGHWSYVRTLNRQPMEKLAWGKPVAQLLGKNYKHFENSAAEVSYVVGEFYWRVKVGETVRITDYVNPPQVLSEERTDQEAVWSLGEYLAPETVQQAFASKQALPKPIGVALNQPWPHAEASRRTWLWFGLFAVLLTLIQVGSMVLSSGKTVYETTLPLPLGAGQEDFESEPFQVSGRPSNVEIRSSANVDNSWVYLNLQLVEADTGAVRTLGREISYYHGVDGGESWSEGGTDDEAVVFDVPAGRYYLVVDPELPSDFRGANVRLRVVRDVPSAANYWIALLLLSLWPLGYWWRKNRFEIERWKDSDHPLASEGD, encoded by the coding sequence ATGAAAACCGCCAATTGCCCTTCCTGCGGCGCACCGGTGGAATTCCGCTGCTCGGTGTCCATATTGGCGGTGTGCGGCTATTGCCGCAGCACCCTGGTGCGCCACGGCACCGATCTGGAAAACCTCGGCAAAATGGCCGAACTGCTGGACGACCAGTCGCTGATCCAGCTCGGCACGGAAGGCAGCTACCGCGGCGTGCGCTTCGCCGTGGTGGGCCGTATCCAACTGCGCTACAGCGCGGGGCTGTGGAACGAATGGCACTTATTGTTCGACAACCAGCGTTCCGGTTGGCTGGGGGAGGCCAACGGCCAGTATTTCGTCACCTTCCTCAGCGCGACCAAGGACGCGCTACCCGCCTACGCCGATTTATACGTCGGCCAGCAGATCCGCCTGCAGGGCCGCGACTACCACGTCGCCAACCTGGATTCCAGCCGCTGCATCGGCGGGGCAGGGGAGCTGCCCTTCATGGTCGGCGAAGGCTACGACACCCAAGTGGCGGATTTGCGCAGCGATACCCGCTTCGCCACCTTGGACTACAGCGAAACGCCGCCCTTGCTATTCCTCGGCGAAGGCGTCGAGTTCGACAGCCTCAAACTGGCCAACCTGCGCGCCGAACCGCAAAAGGCCGCTCTGGCGGCCGGCCAGGTGAAGAGTTTCCAATGCCCGCAGTGCGCGGCCCCGCTGCAAATCCACTCCGACCAAATCGAAACCGTGGCTTGCGGCAGTTGCGAGTCCATACTGGACGCGGCGGATCCCAACTACAGCGTCATCTCCCGCTTCCGCGCCGCCGCCAAAATCAAGCCCACCGTTGCGCTGGGCAGCCGCGGCCGTTTCGAGGGTGCGGACTTCGACGTAATCGGCTATTTGCGCCGCCGCGACACGCAATGGGGGGCGGAGTGGGGCGAATACCTGCTGCTCAACCCGGAAAAAGGCTTCCGCTGGCTGGTGGAGTCGAAAGGGCACTGGTCCTACGTCCGCACCCTTAACCGCCAGCCCATGGAAAAGCTGGCCTGGGGCAAGCCGGTGGCGCAATTGCTCGGCAAGAACTACAAACACTTCGAGAACAGCGCGGCCGAGGTGAGTTACGTGGTGGGGGAGTTCTACTGGCGCGTCAAAGTGGGCGAAACCGTGCGCATCACTGATTACGTCAACCCGCCCCAGGTGTTGTCGGAGGAAAGGACCGACCAGGAGGCCGTTTGGTCCCTGGGCGAATACCTGGCGCCGGAAACGGTGCAGCAGGCCTTCGCCTCGAAGCAAGCCTTGCCCAAGCCCATCGGCGTCGCCCTCAATCAACCGTGGCCCCACGCCGAGGCGTCGCGCCGCACCTGGCTGTGGTTCGGCCTATTCGCCGTGCTGTTGACGCTCATCCAAGTGGGCTCCATGGTGCTTTCCTCGGGCAAGACAGTGTATGAAACCACTTTGCCGCTGCCCTTGGGGGCCGGCCAGGAGGACTTCGAGTCGGAGCCTTTCCAAGTGAGCGGCCGCCCCAGCAACGTCGAAATCCGCTCCAGCGCCAACGTCGACAACAGCTGGGTCTATTTGAATTTGCAGCTGGTGGAGGCCGATACCGGCGCCGTCCGTACCCTGGGCCGCGAAATCAGCTATTACCACGGAGTGGACGGGGGAGAAAGCTGGTCGGAGGGCGGCACCGACGACGAGGCGGTGGTTTTCGACGTGCCCGCCGGCCGCTATTACCTCGTCGTCGACCCGGAGCTGCCCAGCGACTTCCGCGGCGCCAACGTGCGCCTGCGAGTCGTGCGCGACGTGCCCAGCGCAGCCAATTACTGGATCGCCCTGCTGCTGCTGTCCCTCTGGCCCTTGGGCTATTGGTGGCGCAAAAACCGCTTCGAAATCGAACGGTGGAAGGACAGCGATCATCCCTTGGCGAGCGAGGGAGATTAA
- a CDS encoding SPFH domain-containing protein, producing the protein MGLMDFIKKQFIDIIHWTEEGDGVLAYRFPMQDFEIQQGAQLTVRESQLALFVDEGKVADVFSPGRHTLTTQTLPLLTNLKNWDKLFDSPFKSDVYFFSTRLQLDRRWGTPNPITIRDKEFGLVRLRAFGIYSYRLVDPKRFYQEVSGTRESYTTEEMEGQLRNTLIGSMTDLFAESSVPFVDMAANQEEFGNQLKAKMAPVFDRYGLALDSLVVQNVSLPEELQAVLDQRISMGVIGDLGKFTQYQVAQAIPIAAGNEGGLAGAGAGLGAGVSIGQAFAGALNPQAAAPAAPAAATPSSDDVMATLEKLHGLMTKGVISQAEFDAKKAELLAKLG; encoded by the coding sequence ATGGGCTTGATGGACTTCATCAAAAAGCAATTCATCGACATCATCCATTGGACGGAAGAAGGCGATGGGGTTCTCGCTTACCGTTTCCCGATGCAGGATTTCGAAATCCAGCAAGGCGCCCAACTGACGGTGCGCGAGTCCCAATTGGCGCTGTTCGTCGACGAAGGCAAGGTGGCCGATGTTTTCAGCCCCGGCCGTCATACCCTGACGACCCAGACCTTGCCGCTGCTCACCAACCTGAAGAACTGGGACAAGTTGTTCGACTCGCCTTTCAAGTCGGATGTCTATTTTTTCAGCACCCGCCTGCAACTGGACCGTCGTTGGGGCACGCCCAATCCCATCACCATCCGTGACAAGGAATTCGGCCTGGTGCGCCTGCGGGCTTTCGGCATTTACTCCTACCGGCTGGTCGATCCCAAACGGTTTTACCAGGAAGTGTCCGGCACCCGCGAAAGCTACACGACGGAGGAGATGGAAGGGCAGTTGCGCAACACCCTGATCGGCTCCATGACCGATTTGTTCGCCGAATCGTCCGTCCCCTTCGTCGACATGGCCGCCAACCAGGAAGAGTTCGGCAATCAGCTCAAGGCCAAGATGGCGCCGGTATTCGACCGCTACGGCCTCGCCCTGGACAGCCTGGTGGTGCAGAACGTCTCCCTGCCGGAAGAGCTGCAAGCCGTGCTGGACCAGCGCATCAGCATGGGCGTCATCGGCGACCTGGGCAAATTCACCCAATACCAAGTGGCGCAAGCCATTCCCATCGCCGCCGGCAACGAAGGCGGCTTGGCCGGAGCCGGCGCAGGCCTGGGGGCCGGCGTGTCCATCGGCCAGGCCTTCGCCGGCGCCTTGAATCCGCAGGCCGCTGCTCCGGCGGCGCCTGCCGCCGCGACGCCTTCCTCGGACGACGTGATGGCGACCCTGGAAAAGCTGCACGGCCTGATGACCAAGGGCGTGATCAGCCAAGCCGAGTTCGATGCGAAGAAGGCCGAGCTGCTGGCGAAGTTGGGCTGA